The Deinococcus koreensis genome window below encodes:
- a CDS encoding DinB family protein: protein MTQTPAGPPQHPIEGILDILKEAVEGGTPGQGTAFLDGTAADGSGNHGLLATLEGLDPVQASHDVHGTSIAGQARHTAFHMEVIVRWERDGDRGPFDWKGSFHPTQVDELEWAELRGRVRRAYEELTAFARTQLERPLTGDMTGGLAGGLAHVAYHLGAIRQMVKTVS from the coding sequence ATGACTCAGACTCCCGCCGGGCCGCCCCAGCACCCCATCGAAGGCATCCTCGACATCCTGAAAGAAGCGGTCGAGGGGGGCACGCCCGGCCAGGGCACCGCGTTCCTGGACGGCACGGCCGCCGACGGCAGCGGCAACCACGGCCTGCTCGCCACGCTGGAGGGCCTTGATCCCGTGCAGGCCAGCCACGACGTCCACGGCACCTCGATCGCCGGACAGGCCCGCCACACCGCGTTCCATATGGAGGTCATCGTGCGCTGGGAGCGGGACGGCGACCGGGGGCCGTTCGACTGGAAGGGCAGCTTTCACCCCACACAGGTGGACGAGCTGGAGTGGGCCGAGCTGCGTGGGCGGGTGCGGCGCGCCTACGAGGAACTGACGGCCTTCGCCCGGACTCAGCTGGAGCGGCCGCTGACTGGCGACATGACGGGCGGCCTGGCCGGGGGACTGGCCCACGTCGCCTACCACCTGGGCGCCATCCGGCAGATGGTCAAGACGGTGTCGTAA
- a CDS encoding GNAT family N-acetyltransferase, giving the protein MTPRPFADRDTPGWVALSNLVLDRQATVEAFRAEDARRDPAHPMRRWVTLDGAQIVGMAALYFWPFDPPGFLHVSVLVHPQRRGRGLGRALWNHALQEARGHRPAGLVTDVSDLDPASLAWAGRRGFHTHAHRFASELDLTAFDETAFETDLRRAAAQGVTFSDLGSADATTLERFLNFVADRLTETPDLAGHPRWPLGQVRQALHLDSDPRPDWFILAVSPQGEWLGTTAMIRIRHANMAYNELTATHPQARGRGLALPLKLQAIPA; this is encoded by the coding sequence ATGACCCCGCGGCCCTTCGCCGACCGCGATACGCCCGGCTGGGTGGCGCTGTCGAACCTCGTGCTGGATCGTCAGGCTACCGTCGAGGCGTTCCGGGCGGAGGACGCCCGCCGCGATCCGGCTCACCCCATGCGCCGCTGGGTGACGCTGGACGGCGCTCAGATCGTGGGCATGGCGGCCCTGTACTTCTGGCCCTTCGATCCACCTGGGTTCCTGCATGTCAGCGTGCTCGTCCACCCGCAGCGGCGGGGACGGGGCCTGGGGCGGGCGCTGTGGAACCACGCGCTGCAGGAGGCGCGCGGCCATCGCCCCGCCGGGCTGGTCACGGACGTCAGCGACCTCGACCCGGCGAGCCTCGCCTGGGCCGGGCGACGTGGATTCCACACCCATGCCCACCGTTTCGCCTCCGAACTGGATCTGACCGCGTTCGACGAAACGGCGTTCGAGACGGATCTCAGGCGCGCCGCGGCCCAGGGGGTCACCTTCAGCGATCTGGGTTCGGCCGACGCCACCACACTGGAGCGCTTCCTGAACTTCGTGGCCGACCGCCTGACCGAGACGCCGGATCTGGCGGGCCACCCGCGCTGGCCGCTGGGTCAGGTGCGGCAGGCGCTCCATCTGGACAGTGACCCGCGCCCCGACTGGTTCATCCTGGCCGTCTCCCCGCAGGGCGAATGGCTGGGCACCACGGCCATGATCCGCATCCGGCACGCGAACATGGCGTACAACGAACTCACGGCCACCCATCCGCAGGCCCGTGGGCGGGGGCTGGCCCTGCCGCTCAAGCTCCAGGCCATCCCGGCCTGA
- a CDS encoding serine/threonine-protein kinase translates to MSDAPAIPGYSLHRVLGRGNTSTVHLAVDGEGRKVALKIPHEHTLKVQDAAERFGNEVRLTLKFRHPRLVRGYAGTPFGQQAFLAMEYFPNGALSDQLSQLLTRTLPVENALQILADVASSLTYLHHQGAVHQDVKTQNVYLNSEGHAALGDMGSTYFTSQGGKVSGSPYYMAPEIYHGEPSSSASDVYSLGILMYELLSGDRPFQGNTYEELMVAHLTRFPVALSHTNPQVPRNVSKMAELALAKRVNDRPTADAIRRALLVALGQMPEDEIYEDEAKKPAPEPDKKAGRHGTFPPRTAVRPGDPVPAAPKVEEKRGWNPFKRKK, encoded by the coding sequence ATGAGTGATGCTCCCGCCATCCCCGGTTACAGCCTGCACCGCGTCCTCGGTCGCGGGAACACCTCGACCGTGCATCTCGCGGTGGACGGCGAGGGCCGCAAGGTCGCGCTGAAGATTCCGCACGAGCACACGCTGAAGGTGCAGGATGCGGCCGAGCGCTTCGGCAACGAGGTCAGGCTGACGCTCAAGTTCCGCCATCCACGGCTGGTTCGGGGCTACGCCGGCACGCCGTTCGGGCAGCAGGCGTTCCTGGCCATGGAGTACTTTCCCAACGGCGCCCTGAGCGATCAGCTCAGCCAGCTGCTGACCCGCACGCTGCCGGTCGAGAACGCCCTGCAGATCCTGGCGGACGTGGCCTCGTCGCTGACCTACCTGCACCACCAGGGAGCGGTGCACCAGGACGTCAAGACCCAGAACGTGTACCTGAACAGCGAGGGCCACGCCGCACTGGGCGACATGGGCAGCACCTACTTCACCTCGCAGGGCGGCAAGGTCAGCGGCAGCCCGTATTACATGGCGCCCGAGATCTACCACGGCGAACCCAGCAGCAGCGCCAGCGACGTCTACAGCCTGGGCATCCTGATGTACGAGCTGCTGAGCGGCGACCGGCCGTTCCAGGGCAACACCTACGAGGAGCTGATGGTCGCGCACCTGACCCGGTTTCCGGTGGCCCTGAGCCACACGAACCCGCAGGTGCCCCGGAACGTGTCGAAGATGGCCGAACTCGCCCTGGCCAAGCGGGTCAACGACCGCCCCACGGCCGACGCCATCCGCCGGGCGCTGCTGGTCGCGCTGGGCCAGATGCCCGAGGACGAGATCTACGAGGACGAGGCGAAGAAGCCAGCGCCCGAACCTGACAAGAAAGCCGGACGGCACGGCACCTTTCCGCCTCGCACGGCGGTTCGTCCGGGTGATCCGGTGCCCGCCGCTCCCAAGGTCGAGGAGAAGCGCGGCTGGAACCCCTTCAAGCGGAAGAAGTAG